Proteins encoded within one genomic window of Patescibacteria group bacterium:
- the galT gene encoding galactose-1-phosphate uridylyltransferase, with translation MPKVTAHPQLRKDPVTREWVIVATGRSKRTDEFKIVAEPPLREHEDACPFCPGNEYMTPPEVLAYRSADSAPNKPGWWARVVPNKFPALAIEGELDRTGYGMYDQMNGIGAHEVIIESVDHNRSIATVTGLQAQEVFWAYRDRVLDLTQDKRFQYILLFKNKGRIGGASQPHSHCQLVATPIVPANVMLKIAGAARYYDFHDRCIYCDMLKQEEQLGERIVAQNPEFVAFCPFAAKYPYETWIMPRRHMPSFAAMERGTINAFASICQYILRCIGASLNDPPYNFMLHTAPVNQDRECDFHWHLTIMPRLTIAAGFELGTGIYINVTAPEDAASDLRVAELNFNIPPVAVA, from the coding sequence ATGCCAAAAGTCACGGCGCATCCGCAATTGCGGAAAGACCCGGTGACCCGTGAGTGGGTCATTGTAGCTACCGGCCGCAGTAAGCGGACGGACGAATTCAAGATCGTGGCGGAACCGCCGCTTCGGGAGCACGAAGATGCATGCCCGTTTTGCCCCGGCAATGAGTACATGACGCCGCCGGAAGTGTTGGCCTACCGTTCCGCCGACTCGGCCCCAAACAAGCCTGGCTGGTGGGCGCGCGTGGTGCCTAACAAGTTCCCTGCGCTGGCCATCGAGGGCGAGTTGGACAGAACGGGTTATGGGATGTATGACCAGATGAATGGCATTGGAGCACACGAGGTCATCATCGAGAGCGTCGATCACAATCGGTCTATTGCGACCGTCACCGGCCTTCAAGCTCAGGAGGTGTTCTGGGCCTATCGCGATCGCGTTCTTGATCTGACACAGGACAAGCGTTTCCAGTACATCCTATTGTTCAAGAACAAGGGGAGAATCGGAGGAGCGTCGCAACCCCATTCGCACTGTCAATTGGTCGCTACGCCGATTGTGCCGGCGAATGTGATGTTGAAGATTGCGGGTGCTGCGCGGTACTACGATTTCCATGATCGCTGCATCTACTGCGACATGCTGAAGCAGGAAGAGCAATTAGGCGAGCGCATCGTGGCGCAGAACCCAGAGTTTGTCGCCTTCTGCCCGTTTGCGGCCAAGTACCCGTACGAGACATGGATTATGCCGCGGAGGCATATGCCTTCGTTCGCAGCGATGGAACGTGGCACCATCAACGCGTTTGCGAGCATCTGCCAATACATACTGCGGTGCATCGGCGCCAGCCTCAACGATCCACCGTACAACTTCATGCTGCACACGGCTCCGGTGAACCAGGATCGTGAGTGCGACTTCCATTGGCATCTGACGATCATGCCCCGCCTGACAATCGCCGCCGGGTTCGAATTGGGCACCGGAATCTACATCAACGTGACCGCTCCCGAGGATGCAGCCAGCGACCTTAGGGTTGCCGAGCTCAACTTCAACATTCCACCGGTTGCTGTGGCATAG
- a CDS encoding GIY-YIG nuclease family protein — translation MYYVYILLSDKDDMLYFGSTPNLQERIAKHDAGFVKATQNRRPLKLLYYEAYSSKIDALKREKYFKGGKGHNDLKVQFENTLLKNNYIFL, via the coding sequence ATGTATTATGTTTATATTTTATTAAGTGATAAAGATGACATGCTGTATTTTGGTAGTACACCAAATTTACAGGAAAGAATCGCAAAACATGACGCTGGATTTGTTAAAGCAACGCAAAACAGGCGACCACTTAAATTATTATACTACGAGGCATATTCATCAAAAATTGATGCGCTAAAAAGAGAGAAGTATTTTAAGGGAGGGAAAGGCCATAACGACCTAAAAGTGCAATTTGAGAATACCTTGCTAAAAAATAATTATATATTTCTCTAA
- a CDS encoding DEAD/DEAH box helicase, with amino-acid sequence MNSSISSGTKPSYNRFSGGNRRTNFSARPRFRGTYISPEKFINKAIVQAEQPAYQPQNRFRDFHFVGTLQRNIEQHGYVTPTPIQDQAIAPILAGQDLLGLANTGTGKTAAFLLPIIQLIHADPNLGTALIIVPTRELALQIDMEFRAFIRDMRLYSAVCVGGANIFRQISTLRRKPHVIIGTPGRLKDLADRGDLNLSTTRILVLDEADRMLDMGFSKDINVLVDMIPQNRQTLCFSATITETVKGLVDKLLKEHQTISVCAPVASSHIDQDVVRYNSPEHRLDLLIQMLTKAEYEKVLIFGETKRGVQKLSEKLMQSGITAEAIHGNKSQPQRQRALQAFRDNNVKALVATDVAARGLDISDISHVINYDQPNTFDDYVHRIGRTGRAGKTGKALTFVQG; translated from the coding sequence ATGAATAGCTCTATTTCCTCAGGAACAAAACCGTCTTATAACCGATTTTCGGGCGGAAACCGTCGGACTAATTTTAGTGCCAGACCACGTTTTCGGGGTACCTACATTAGCCCGGAAAAATTTATCAATAAAGCAATTGTGCAAGCCGAACAACCGGCTTATCAGCCACAAAATCGTTTTCGTGATTTTCATTTTGTAGGGACGTTGCAACGAAATATCGAACAACATGGCTATGTTACCCCCACTCCAATTCAAGACCAAGCCATTGCCCCAATTTTAGCCGGTCAAGATTTACTAGGCTTAGCCAACACCGGCACCGGTAAAACAGCTGCATTTTTATTGCCAATTATTCAATTAATTCACGCTGATCCAAATTTAGGCACCGCTTTAATTATTGTGCCAACTCGCGAGCTAGCGCTGCAAATTGACATGGAATTTAGAGCATTCATTCGTGATATGCGTTTATATTCGGCAGTTTGCGTGGGCGGTGCCAACATTTTTCGTCAGATTTCCACTCTTAGACGCAAACCACATGTCATTATCGGTACCCCGGGGCGGCTAAAGGATTTGGCTGACCGCGGAGATTTAAACTTATCTACCACCAGAATTTTAGTACTTGATGAAGCTGACAGAATGTTAGATATGGGCTTTAGTAAAGATATCAATGTTTTGGTAGATATGATCCCCCAAAATCGCCAAACATTGTGCTTTAGTGCAACGATTACTGAAACAGTTAAAGGGTTAGTGGATAAATTACTCAAAGAACATCAAACCATCTCGGTCTGCGCACCGGTAGCCAGCTCTCACATCGATCAAGATGTGGTGCGATACAACTCACCGGAACATCGTCTGGATTTGTTAATTCAAATGCTAACCAAAGCCGAGTACGAAAAAGTGTTGATTTTTGGCGAAACCAAACGCGGCGTGCAAAAATTATCCGAAAAACTGATGCAATCTGGCATCACCGCCGAAGCCATTCATGGCAACAAATCGCAACCGCAGCGACAGCGCGCCTTGCAAGCGTTTCGTGATAACAACGTTAAAGCGTTGGTGGCTACCGATGTAGCTGCCCGCGGATTAGATATTTCCGATATTTCGCATGTAATTAACTACGATCAGCCAAATACGTTTGACGACTACGTTCATCGCATTGGCCGCACCGGTCGTGCCGGCAAAACCGGCAAAGCTCTCACCTTCGTCCAAGGATAG
- a CDS encoding 2'-5' RNA ligase family protein produces MEYYVGVPLPQPLDYYIHVVRRTWGCRNKSDPHLTLMVPRSLLPNRTERELTTALAGIAAQPLVFEVSINGFGVFEEIGNLHLVVDRSDQLVACCKAIDHAVEGILAPSASKYAHIPSPHITVLDRLPQKDLALALAQLGPYKFGPTHLQCSTLHLFKDGNSTIGWQIAQTIRLS; encoded by the coding sequence ATGGAATACTACGTTGGTGTGCCTCTGCCCCAACCGCTCGACTACTACATCCACGTGGTTAGACGCACGTGGGGGTGCCGAAACAAAAGCGACCCGCATTTGACCTTGATGGTGCCGCGGAGTCTGTTACCAAACCGGACTGAGCGTGAGCTAACCACAGCGCTGGCCGGAATTGCTGCTCAGCCACTGGTATTTGAGGTTTCGATTAACGGTTTTGGGGTGTTTGAGGAAATCGGCAACCTTCATCTGGTTGTGGATCGTAGCGACCAGTTGGTGGCTTGCTGCAAGGCCATCGATCATGCGGTTGAGGGGATTTTGGCACCTTCGGCGTCTAAGTACGCCCATATCCCCAGCCCACACATCACCGTACTAGACAGGCTACCACAAAAAGACCTTGCTTTGGCATTGGCACAGCTTGGCCCGTACAAGTTTGGGCCAACCCACCTTCAATGCAGCACACTCCACCTATTCAAAGATGGCAACTCGACCATCGGCTGGCAGATAGCCCAGACCATCAGACTCAGCTAA
- a CDS encoding class I SAM-dependent methyltransferase — protein sequence MFVNIIALNTLIYYNKLTNNFGAAMPRDTAHFQNREPKLESYLRYRRFLCVSKHIKPNSKVLDLGCGFDAYFLNRVADKLHTGIGIDLTESKQANPHITVIAHDVNKELPLEDDFFDAVVSMANMEHLDNRVQTLKEAHRVLAPNGMLLITTPSTKAKPVLEFLSGGLRLISTEEIEDHKFYYDPPMLRNDLIEAGFVDSNIYIQPFQLNFNLFAKSIK from the coding sequence TTGTTTGTCAATATCATTGCTCTAAATACTCTAATCTATTACAATAAACTGACTAATAACTTTGGAGCGGCAATGCCAAGAGATACGGCGCATTTTCAAAACAGAGAGCCCAAACTGGAATCATACCTAAGATACCGGCGGTTTTTGTGCGTATCGAAACACATTAAACCAAACAGCAAAGTGTTAGATTTAGGTTGCGGTTTTGATGCCTATTTTCTAAATCGCGTTGCAGATAAGTTGCATACCGGTATCGGCATTGATTTAACCGAATCAAAACAAGCTAACCCACACATTACGGTAATAGCGCACGATGTAAACAAAGAATTGCCACTTGAGGATGATTTTTTTGACGCGGTAGTCTCTATGGCTAATATGGAGCATTTGGATAATCGGGTGCAAACGCTTAAAGAGGCTCACCGAGTGCTGGCACCAAACGGGATGCTGCTCATCACCACCCCATCCACCAAAGCCAAACCGGTTTTAGAGTTCTTGTCTGGTGGCTTAAGACTAATTAGTACCGAAGAAATTGAAGATCATAAATTTTATTACGATCCGCCAATGTTACGCAATGATTTGATTGAGGCAGGATTTGTTGATTCAAATATTTACATCCAACCGTTTCAGCTGAACTTTAATCTTTTTGCCAAATCGATAAAATAA
- a CDS encoding FtsX-like permease family protein — protein MRFSDYVKLAFKNLTRSKARTILTIIAIMVGSLSLILMASVIISIKQSLTDQFKQLGAFDLVTVVKDPNSVNSSSLIGSNGDPSEGKNMDDTTLAQARRLDHVIAATGVVNGIGVKTMKLEGQDKKTWASIVGFDPDSAVFNISTAFGRKLVATDTDKILVGNRFVQDMGYTSHPNDLVGKNVILTFQNGGNSAPDWGSPPPRPPMNADKSWWENQPSIEIPVEIVGITGSGAIDDGQSYVTLSWARHLMTNVQWEFPKCDKDSECGSTMQLTKTDNFLQQGYGSILLKVDDTKNIGTVAESVKKLGYGATTAQTMLDQINQILLLISIVLAVIGGISLFVATIGIINTMIMATYERTKEIGMMRACGATRATIRHLFTFEAALLGFFGGVFGIIISYGLVKIAKLLFTKYGASLGSLPLEHLGEFPWWLVIAVIIFTTLLGMMSGLIPAIRAARLNPVEALRYE, from the coding sequence ATGAGATTTTCTGATTATGTCAAATTGGCGTTTAAGAATTTAACCCGATCCAAAGCTCGAACAATTTTAACCATCATTGCCATTATGGTTGGCTCGCTTTCATTAATTTTAATGGCGTCGGTCATTATTAGTATCAAACAATCCTTAACCGATCAGTTCAAGCAACTGGGTGCGTTTGATTTGGTGACAGTGGTGAAAGATCCTAACTCAGTGAATTCAAGTAGTCTAATTGGTTCAAACGGTGATCCGTCTGAGGGTAAGAATATGGATGATACTACCTTGGCCCAGGCACGTCGGCTTGATCATGTAATTGCGGCAACCGGGGTAGTAAATGGTATTGGGGTAAAAACAATGAAACTAGAAGGGCAAGACAAAAAAACTTGGGCCAGTATTGTTGGTTTTGATCCGGACAGCGCGGTTTTTAATATCAGTACAGCGTTTGGGCGAAAACTGGTGGCCACCGATACCGACAAAATTTTGGTCGGTAATCGGTTTGTCCAAGATATGGGTTACACCAGCCATCCTAATGATCTTGTTGGTAAAAATGTTATCCTAACATTTCAAAACGGGGGTAACTCGGCCCCGGATTGGGGATCTCCACCGCCACGGCCTCCAATGAATGCCGATAAATCATGGTGGGAAAATCAGCCATCCATTGAAATTCCGGTCGAAATAGTTGGCATTACTGGTAGCGGCGCTATTGACGACGGCCAGAGCTATGTCACTTTGTCTTGGGCCAGACATTTAATGACAAACGTGCAGTGGGAATTTCCAAAGTGCGATAAAGACAGCGAGTGTGGTTCAACTATGCAGTTAACGAAAACCGACAATTTTTTGCAACAAGGCTACGGGTCAATTCTATTAAAGGTTGATGACACTAAGAACATTGGTACGGTGGCCGAGAGCGTAAAAAAATTGGGGTATGGGGCCACCACCGCCCAAACAATGCTAGATCAGATCAATCAAATTTTACTACTGATTAGTATCGTGTTGGCTGTAATTGGCGGTATCTCGTTATTCGTGGCCACTATTGGTATTATCAACACCATGATTATGGCCACGTATGAACGCACCAAGGAAATTGGGATGATGCGAGCTTGTGGCGCCACCAGGGCCACTATTAGGCATTTATTTACTTTTGAGGCCGCACTGCTTGGATTTTTTGGCGGTGTTTTTGGAATTATCATCAGTTACGGTTTGGTCAAAATTGCCAAACTGCTATTTACCAAATACGGCGCCAGCCTAGGTAGCTTGCCGTTAGAGCATTTGGGTGAGTTCCCGTGGTGGTTGGTGATAGCGGTAATTATCTTTACTACACTGCTTGGGATGATGTCTGGGTTAATCCCCGCCATTCGCGCTGCTAGGCTTAATCCGGTAGAAGCACTTAGATACGAATAA
- a CDS encoding ABC transporter ATP-binding protein, giving the protein MIVLKNVSKVYELGNEKIYALDHVNFTVDKGDFIAIVGPSGSGKSTLANIIGGLDIPDEGEVLVDGQNIAHVSDLDLSNYRNKRIGFIFQTFNLQPMYTALENVMIPMVFAHISARDRKKRALECLHAVGLEDRVNHRPNQLSGGQRQRVSIARALANNPEIIIADEPTGNLDTRKGIEIVELLKDLNKKSGITLVVITHDESVARQARQIVTIRDGRLKGVR; this is encoded by the coding sequence ATGATAGTACTAAAAAATGTTTCCAAAGTTTACGAACTGGGAAACGAAAAAATATACGCGCTTGATCACGTTAACTTTACCGTGGACAAGGGCGATTTTATTGCCATTGTTGGCCCGTCGGGATCTGGCAAGTCAACCTTGGCCAATATTATTGGCGGGTTGGATATTCCGGATGAGGGCGAGGTGTTAGTTGATGGGCAAAACATTGCCCATGTATCCGATTTGGATTTATCGAATTATCGAAACAAACGCATTGGTTTTATCTTCCAAACTTTTAATTTACAGCCAATGTACACTGCTTTGGAAAACGTGATGATTCCAATGGTTTTTGCTCACATCTCTGCCAGGGATCGCAAGAAACGAGCGCTTGAGTGTTTACACGCGGTAGGGCTAGAAGATCGCGTAAATCATCGCCCAAATCAGCTATCCGGCGGTCAACGTCAACGGGTTAGCATTGCTAGAGCCTTGGCCAACAATCCCGAAATAATAATTGCCGATGAGCCGACTGGAAATTTGGATACTCGCAAAGGAATAGAAATTGTTGAACTGTTAAAAGATTTAAACAAAAAATCCGGCATCACATTAGTGGTTATCACTCACGACGAAAGTGTGGCACGGCAAGCGCGGCAAATAGTCACAATTCGTGATGGCCGACTGAAGGGGGTGCGATGA
- a CDS encoding thermonuclease family protein, translating to MKNNISNLVRMLWFKRGDSQFIKLIKLICWALVIIAAAYPTTQADIVVQYLLCLTIIFMLAWSLFKHFKRAWISVLIVIIGVGAVTFVSEKYLNKIGDLASYRLLYPQNNRNTASKQLIVKILSEQTSTKIDQVVDGDTVVIDVNGSKISVRLIGMDTPEVLDPRKPVQCFGREASDKGKELLSHQTVRLEYDPIEGDWDKYDRLLRYVFLPDGTLYNEWMIANGYAHEYTYFSQKYKYQSQFKSAQSDAKSKQLGFWSPSTCSGNTTQSQK from the coding sequence ATGAAAAATAATATTTCTAATCTAGTTCGAATGCTTTGGTTTAAGCGTGGCGATAGCCAGTTTATTAAGCTGATCAAACTAATTTGCTGGGCGTTAGTAATTATCGCCGCCGCATATCCAACAACCCAAGCCGATATTGTGGTCCAATATCTGCTTTGTTTAACGATCATTTTTATGTTGGCATGGTCATTGTTCAAGCATTTTAAGCGGGCTTGGATCTCGGTGCTCATCGTAATTATCGGTGTAGGGGCAGTTACTTTTGTATCCGAAAAATATCTGAATAAAATTGGCGATTTAGCCAGTTATCGCTTACTTTATCCGCAAAATAATCGTAACACCGCCTCAAAACAACTGATTGTTAAAATATTGTCCGAGCAGACATCAACCAAAATCGATCAGGTAGTGGATGGCGACACGGTTGTGATTGATGTAAACGGCAGTAAAATTTCGGTGCGGTTGATTGGGATGGATACGCCAGAGGTGCTAGACCCACGCAAGCCGGTGCAATGTTTTGGGCGCGAGGCTTCGGATAAAGGCAAAGAGTTGCTATCACACCAAACTGTCAGGCTGGAATATGATCCGATAGAAGGCGATTGGGATAAGTATGATCGGTTGCTTAGGTACGTCTTTTTACCTGATGGCACGCTTTACAATGAATGGATGATTGCAAACGGCTACGCGCACGAATACACTTATTTTAGTCAAAAATATAAATATCAATCTCAATTCAAATCTGCTCAGAGCGATGCAAAATCAAAACAACTTGGTTTTTGGTCCCCATCCACCTGCAGTGGCAACACTACTCAATCGCAAAAATAA
- a CDS encoding DNA-directed RNA polymerase subunit alpha C-terminal domain-containing protein — MAGQRNTFNNLKRLWELIPDVLPEAKQFWLSHCWPNYDLLMDAIIASATVKDARTFYHEREHKAVSFDILLRRTEIDQSFYRFFWDWLTSERGQDRAKLVLQDERAFSAMRADLLLRTALAQQLGRVASTTAISLFMDGRVAEEVVGFSARTKSVMDVNANLHGRVSRLSRLLGKAGHDARRLVWEIDGVDDQVHRKSERLDTIRRIIELGFPARTCGLLQKSGILTILQLAACTPAALSTIRGFNRSDYSEVVQRLGENGYRLADAENVPQKFR; from the coding sequence ATGGCGGGGCAAAGAAATACGTTTAACAACCTGAAGCGGTTGTGGGAGCTGATTCCGGATGTGCTGCCCGAGGCGAAGCAGTTCTGGTTGTCGCATTGCTGGCCAAACTACGATCTTCTGATGGACGCCATCATCGCGTCGGCAACGGTCAAGGATGCGCGGACGTTCTACCACGAGCGTGAACACAAAGCGGTCAGCTTTGACATTCTCTTGCGCCGGACAGAGATCGATCAGAGCTTTTATCGCTTCTTCTGGGACTGGTTGACCAGCGAGAGAGGACAAGATCGGGCGAAGCTGGTGTTGCAGGATGAGCGGGCATTTTCTGCCATGCGCGCCGACCTGTTATTGCGCACCGCTCTGGCCCAGCAATTGGGAAGAGTGGCGTCAACTACCGCCATCTCGCTGTTCATGGACGGTCGGGTGGCCGAGGAGGTGGTTGGCTTCTCTGCTCGGACAAAAAGCGTCATGGATGTGAACGCCAATCTTCACGGGCGGGTGAGTCGGCTGTCTCGGCTGCTCGGTAAGGCGGGTCACGATGCCCGTAGGCTAGTGTGGGAGATCGACGGCGTTGACGATCAAGTACACCGCAAGAGCGAGCGTCTCGACACTATCAGGCGGATCATCGAGCTCGGCTTTCCTGCTCGTACCTGTGGCTTGCTACAGAAGTCGGGTATTCTAACCATTCTGCAGCTGGCTGCGTGCACCCCGGCCGCGTTATCAACGATTCGTGGCTTCAACCGGAGCGATTACAGCGAGGTGGTACAGAGGTTGGGCGAGAACGGTTATCGGCTAGCGGACGCCGAGAACGTGCCCCAGAAGTTCCGATAG
- a CDS encoding DNA-directed RNA polymerase subunit alpha C-terminal domain-containing protein produces MVDTESSEGLVSFEQCQAVLEENRRLRVQNLRLVSLFKEKLKGRDLERFLAGGAADTDAQTPQAILHIWIGDLGLSVRPFKSLARANILTVADLVELTPSELASVRNFGKKGYYEVLQKLEILGVKLAEADVLPKDFW; encoded by the coding sequence ATGGTGGATACAGAGTCTTCGGAGGGGCTGGTCTCCTTTGAGCAGTGCCAAGCTGTTCTAGAGGAGAATCGCCGGCTGAGGGTGCAGAACCTTCGGCTGGTCAGCCTTTTCAAGGAAAAGCTGAAGGGAAGGGATCTGGAGCGATTTCTAGCGGGCGGTGCCGCTGACACGGATGCTCAGACTCCTCAAGCGATTCTCCATATATGGATTGGGGATCTTGGTCTCTCGGTCAGGCCTTTTAAGTCACTCGCGAGGGCTAACATATTAACCGTTGCTGACTTGGTTGAGTTGACTCCGTCCGAGCTGGCATCTGTTCGCAACTTCGGGAAAAAAGGCTACTACGAGGTTCTGCAGAAGTTGGAGATTCTCGGCGTTAAGTTGGCCGAAGCCGATGTGTTGCCAAAGGATTTCTGGTAG
- a CDS encoding GyrI-like domain-containing protein, with protein MNKIDLKKNLKDLYNPKTNVIAEVLVPKMNFLMVDGKGDPNTSKEFVNAIEALYPVAYTIKFDIKKNLGKDYGVMPLEGLWWSSDLSDFATGKKDNWFWTLMIMQPEFVTKDLFEKALESVKAKKHPAFIDKVRFESFEEGKSAQLMHIGPFAAEGPNIQKIHDYIKEAGGKFDGMKQKHHEIYLSDMRKTAPDKLKTILRQAFVK; from the coding sequence ATGAACAAAATTGATCTAAAAAAGAATTTGAAGGATTTATACAATCCTAAAACCAACGTAATTGCCGAAGTTTTGGTGCCAAAAATGAACTTTTTAATGGTAGATGGTAAGGGTGATCCAAATACATCAAAGGAATTTGTAAATGCCATAGAAGCGTTGTACCCGGTGGCATATACGATAAAATTTGATATCAAAAAAAATCTAGGCAAAGATTATGGGGTAATGCCACTTGAAGGGCTGTGGTGGTCAAGTGATCTGAGTGATTTTGCCACCGGTAAAAAAGATAACTGGTTCTGGACGTTAATGATAATGCAACCCGAATTTGTAACCAAAGACCTGTTTGAAAAAGCGCTAGAGAGCGTAAAAGCCAAAAAGCACCCAGCATTCATTGATAAAGTGCGCTTTGAATCGTTTGAAGAGGGCAAATCGGCACAGCTGATGCACATTGGCCCGTTTGCCGCCGAAGGGCCAAATATCCAAAAAATCCACGACTATATAAAAGAAGCAGGTGGAAAGTTTGATGGCATGAAGCAGAAACATCATGAAATCTACCTGTCGGATATGCGTAAAACCGCACCAGACAAGCTCAAAACCATCCTCCGCCAAGCTTTTGTGAAATAG
- a CDS encoding DUF1801 domain-containing protein, producing the protein MTPKEQIDNLISETDGWRGETLANIRRIILGADPEIIEEWKWMGTPVWSKRGIVCIANAFKDKVKMTFHQGAHLPDPHHLFNNGLDGNKWRTIDYFEGDKIKESELKELVRAAVDYNLVK; encoded by the coding sequence ATGACACCAAAAGAACAAATTGATAATCTGATATCAGAAACCGACGGGTGGCGCGGGGAAACTCTTGCAAATATTCGTAGAATTATATTAGGAGCGGATCCCGAAATAATTGAAGAATGGAAGTGGATGGGCACGCCGGTTTGGTCTAAACGTGGCATAGTCTGCATTGCCAACGCGTTCAAGGATAAAGTTAAAATGACATTTCACCAAGGCGCCCATCTTCCTGACCCACACCATCTTTTTAACAACGGTCTTGATGGAAATAAGTGGCGCACGATTGACTATTTTGAAGGTGATAAAATCAAAGAATCCGAGCTAAAAGAGCTAGTCCGAGCTGCTGTGGACTACAACTTGGTCAAATAA